One window of the Lysobacter sp. S4-A87 genome contains the following:
- a CDS encoding class I SAM-dependent methyltransferase, producing the protein MRAEGDDAALQALLLPFVDGVLAWPASGGALFLRARDGWPLHQRALPGLVCEQSFKPEADALEHSGLTRVDASDETLYPLVLVLPPRQRDEARALFARALARCAPGGRVVACLGNNEGAKSGEADLARIAGPVGNLSKHKCRVFWTAPMEGPADPELARQWLQADAPRAIAEGRFLSRPGLFAWDRIDPASRLLVEQLPATLAGRAADLGAGYGYIASELLARCPGITALDLFEAEGRALELARSNLAPSASRVELGFHWHDVTRGLDKQYDVIVSNPPFHAQGRADRPDIGRAFISAAAKALRPGGQLWLVANRHLPYEEMLAVHFGDVRTVAQRDGFKVIAAMATPHAAPAPPAGAVRRERSKGRARERNWK; encoded by the coding sequence ATGCGTGCTGAAGGCGACGACGCGGCCCTGCAGGCCCTGCTTCTGCCGTTCGTGGACGGCGTACTGGCCTGGCCGGCGTCAGGTGGCGCGCTGTTCCTGCGCGCACGCGACGGCTGGCCGCTGCACCAGCGCGCGCTTCCCGGCCTGGTCTGTGAACAGAGCTTCAAGCCCGAGGCCGACGCGCTCGAACACTCTGGCCTCACCCGGGTCGATGCCAGCGACGAGACGCTTTACCCGCTGGTGCTGGTCCTGCCGCCGCGCCAGCGTGACGAGGCGCGGGCATTGTTCGCACGCGCACTGGCGCGTTGCGCACCGGGCGGTCGCGTCGTGGCCTGCCTGGGCAACAACGAAGGTGCCAAATCGGGCGAAGCGGATCTGGCGCGCATCGCCGGTCCCGTCGGGAACCTGTCCAAGCACAAGTGCCGGGTGTTCTGGACCGCGCCCATGGAGGGTCCGGCCGATCCGGAGCTGGCCAGGCAATGGCTGCAGGCCGACGCGCCGCGCGCGATCGCCGAGGGCCGCTTCCTCAGCCGGCCCGGCCTGTTCGCCTGGGACCGCATCGACCCCGCCTCGCGGCTGCTGGTGGAACAGCTTCCGGCGACATTGGCCGGCCGTGCCGCCGACCTCGGCGCCGGTTACGGCTACATCGCCAGCGAGCTGCTGGCGCGCTGCCCGGGCATCACCGCGCTCGACCTGTTCGAAGCCGAAGGACGCGCGCTCGAGCTGGCGCGCAGCAACCTGGCGCCATCGGCATCGCGGGTCGAGCTCGGCTTCCATTGGCACGACGTAACGCGCGGCCTGGACAAGCAGTACGACGTGATCGTCAGCAATCCGCCGTTCCACGCGCAGGGTCGCGCCGATCGCCCCGACATCGGCCGGGCCTTCATTTCTGCCGCCGCGAAGGCGTTGCGGCCTGGCGGGCAGTTGTGGCTCGTCGCCAATCGCCATCTGCCCTACGAGGAGATGCTGGCGGTGCATTTCGGCGACGTGCGTACCGTGGCCCAGCGCGACGGCTTCAAGGTGATCGCCGCCATGGCCACGCCGCACGCGGCGCCCGCGCCGCCGGCCGGCGCTGTGCGCAGGGAAAGGAGCAAGGGCAGGGCCAGGGAAAGGAACTGGAAATGA
- a CDS encoding pseudouridine synthase: MKLVKLIANLGYGSRKDVAAMFREGRITDPAGEVLYADDKVGHDAIRIDGEPLDPPAGLTLMLHKPIGYTCSTKDPGRVIYDLLPPRYRLRSPILSSVGRLDRDTSGMLLMTDDGALLHRIVSPKARLAKVYETTLAQDLRGDEGALFASGTLVLESEDTPLAPAQLQVTDPRHAALTLTEGRYHQVRRMFAATGNHVDALHRSRIGGLGLDGLPAGQWRLLDAGDIARLFGAAA, translated from the coding sequence ATGAAGCTGGTAAAGCTGATCGCCAACCTCGGCTACGGCAGCCGCAAGGACGTCGCGGCGATGTTCCGCGAAGGCCGCATCACCGATCCTGCCGGCGAGGTGCTCTATGCCGACGACAAGGTCGGCCACGACGCCATCCGCATCGACGGTGAGCCGCTCGACCCGCCCGCCGGGCTGACCCTGATGCTGCACAAGCCGATCGGCTACACCTGTTCCACCAAGGACCCAGGCCGCGTCATCTACGACCTGCTGCCGCCGCGCTACCGCCTGCGCTCGCCGATCCTGTCCAGTGTCGGCAGGCTCGATCGCGACACCTCCGGCATGCTGCTGATGACCGATGACGGCGCGCTGCTGCACCGGATCGTCTCGCCCAAGGCCAGGCTGGCGAAGGTCTACGAGACGACGCTCGCGCAGGACCTGCGCGGTGACGAGGGTGCCTTGTTCGCCAGCGGCACGCTGGTGCTCGAATCCGAAGACACGCCACTGGCACCGGCGCAGCTGCAGGTCACCGACCCGCGCCACGCCGCACTGACCCTGACCGAAGGCCGCTACCACCAGGTGCGGCGCATGTTCGCCGCGACCGGCAACCACGTCGACGCGCTGCATCGAAGCCGCATCGGTGGGCTTGGGCTGGATGGCCTGCCGGCCGGGCAATGGCGCCTGCTCGATGCCGGCGACATCGCGCGCCTGTTCGGGGCGGCGGCATGA